In the genome of bacterium, the window TTATCTCAGGAATGTTGTCCTATTGTATATAAAGATACTATTTATTGGCGTGTAAGAGCTAAGTTTAGTGGTTTATATTCCAGATGGTCAGCAATTGGTTCTTTTAGATTAAAGACTTCTTGGTGTGGAGAAGGTTCTTGTATAGATGTTCCTTGTGGCACTTGTGAAACAACAATAGAAACTTGTACTACTTGCGATATTTGTGATACTTGTGATGTTAATGATGCCTGTAAAAATCTTTGTCAATCTTGTGATGCTTGGTGTATGACTACTAATGATACTTGTTATGCACCTGAGAGTTGCACTCGTTGTGAAGGTTGTGATACTTGTGATACTTGTGATAGGTGTATGGTATGTGAGCCTTGTGAAAATTGTCAGAGTATTTGTCAGGCTTGTGAGCAATGTGATATTTGTGAAATTTGTCAGAATTGTGAATCTGTATGTCAAGGTTGTGATACTTGTGATATTTGTAATACTTGTGATATATGCCAAAGTTGCCAGAGTAATCAATCTACTTGTCAAGTATGTGATGCTTGTGATATTTGTGAAAGAAATCAAGGTTGTAATACAGGACAATGTTCTACTTGTTTAACTTGTCAAAGTATATGTGAAGTATGTGAAACTGATGTCTGTAGAAGTGGTGAGAAATGTAGTACTCAATGTGAATTATGTGAAACAGGACAAACTTGTAGCACTACTTGTGAAGTTATATGTCAAGTCAATTTAGATTGTTGTCAAGTATGTCAGTCTTGTGAGCGTTGTGATAAATGTGAGAAATGTCAGAATTGTGATAGTTGTATGTCTTGTCAACCTTGTGAGTCTTGTGAGAATTCATCACAAGGAATTTGTATTGTATGTGATGGCGAAGTTTCTTGTCCAACTGATAATTGTGGTAAATGTATGGTGTGTGAGCCTTGCGAGAAATGCCAAACTTCTTGCCAAGGATGTGATACTTGTGATAGTTGTGATAAATGTGAACGAAATGAGGTTTGTAATACTTGTGATACTTTACTTGAAAGATTAGTTAATGTGGATTGTGTTTATAATATAGCGACAATTCCAGATTGTGGTATTTGTCAAAGAGCTTTTGACAAACCCACTATTTATTGTAATGCGAAAACTTTATTTAAAAAATATAAAGTAGAAATCTCAAGCTTACTTGATAATCAAGGGAATAAAATCCATCCTAATTTAGAAGGGATTTTTGAAATACAATGGNNNNNNNNNNNNNNNNNNNNNNNNNNNNNNNNNNNNNNNNNNNNNNNNNNNNNNNNNNNNNNNNNNNNNNNNNNNNNNNNNNNNNNNNNNNNNNNNNNNNATGGAAAATAGAGTATCTGGATGTTGTCCTGAGAAAGATACAGGTCTTTGGATAACGAATTTAAATTTTTGGTTAACCAGTGGGTGTAATTTCAGGTGTAGATATTGTTATGAAAACAAAATAAAAGATTTACCTATAAAAACAGCAGATAAAGAGATAATAAAGCAGTTATTAAACTGGTTTTTTGATGATAGAATCTCAGGTAAAAACAATAATTTAAGTTTAAACTTTTTTGGTGGTGAACCTTTATTATATCCAGATTTAATAGAGTTTACTTGTATAGAAGGCAAGAAATTAGAAGCTAAAACAGGTAAAAGAATTTCATTCTCAATGACTACTAATGCTTCATTATTAACGAAAGAAATGGTAGAATTTTTTAAGATTTTCAATATGGGATATTTAATATCTCTTGATGGTGATTTAGATACTATGTTAAGATGGCGTGGTATACAGGATTCAGAAAAAAACTTAGAAATACTCAAACGAACAGAAGACAATGCGAGACTAATTTATCAACTATATCCTAATCTTACTACAAGAATTACATTACCAAATTCTGAATTGAAAAGAATATTTCATAATACTTTATATATCTATTCACTGGGTTGTAATAATATTTCAGCACATATAGTAACTGATGGAGCAGGTGAAATACAATCAGATGGAGTAGAAGACTACAAACAACAAATGGAAGAGATGTATTATTGGTTAAAGAGTTTCTTGATTAGAGGCCAAAAGATTCCATATTCTACTGTAGATAAATGTTTAAACCATAGAGGCAATCCTTTAGAACAAGGTGCTTGTGGAGCTGGAAAAGGATTTTTAGGGATAAGTCCTGATGGTGGAATATATCCTTGCCATAGGTTTGTTATATGGGATGAATGGAGATTAGGTGATGTATTCCATTATGAATTAGACAATGATAAACGAAAGATTTTTATTAATTTCAAGCGTAAAAATTTAGAGAGATGTTTGAACTGTGAATCAAAGACTTGTCACTCTCAATGTTATGCTTCAAATTATGCTAAATTTAAGAATATTTTTAGTATTCATCCGCTATATTGTGAAATAAAGAAAATAGAAGAAAAAATAGCAGATAGATTAAAAAATGACCCTGATATTATAAAAAGACAGATAAAGACTCAAAAAAATAAGATTAATGATTTACAAAATAAGAATCTTGAAATTAACCAAAGGTTCGAGGAATTAAAAAGGAGTTTGATTAATGGCAAAGCGAATAAGGAATGATTATATTAAATCAATTCAAATGTTTTTAGGTGATGATAGTTTTGGAGATTATGTGCTTTTAAGGTTAAGTAATCCAAGAAAGTATTATGAATTAGAAGATTTTGACCAAGTTAAATATATTTTAAAAGCAGGATATAGAACAATTGAAGGTATAGATGAATTATTGCCAGTATTTTCTGGTTATACTTTAATAGGTAAATTAGACCAGGCGGAATTACCAAATGAAATAGAAGTATCATTACAGAACAGATTTTTTATGTTAGGCAGGACTGAGTTAGGTTCAAGTGAATTTACAGGCAAGACATTATCAGAAGTTTTAGCATTTTTTAAAAGAATTCTAAACTTAAGAGATGATGAATTTATAAATTTAGTTCCATCTTTAATTTTGAATAAAAAGATTATAAAATTTCCAGATACTCCAATGAATTTATTAGAAAGTTTTAGAAGTATAGCCGAAGCTTTCAATCTATGGGTATATTGGGACTATGAAGGTAGATTAGTAATCAAAGAACGAGAGATTCCACAACAGCCAAGTTTTACTATTACAAGTGATAAATCTAAAGTAGAAGTATCTATCAAACCATTTAAGACTGCCAGTAGAATAATAGTAGTAGGCAGGCATTTATATTATTGGGAACAACAAGGATATATCCAAGTAATAGGCAGTTATCCTAATAGTGCTTTAGATTTTGCGAAAGTTGGTGAGTATGTTTCTTATATTGATACAGGTTATAAAGAATTAGTTTATAAAGTAAATCCTGCTTGGGCTACTGAGATTGTTTTGTATCCTAATTTTGCTACTTGTGGAGGTAGTTCAGGACAATTATATTCTTCAAGATTTACTTTAATAACTCAAACTAAAGCCATAATAGAAATAAAAGTTATAAATACTTCTTTGTATGAATGTTGTTTAAAGTCATCGGACCAGAATATATTTAATCAAATTTTTTTTAATATTATACTCAAGGGTTATGTAATAAGGGACGATGAGAAATACAGCAGAGTTTATACTGAATATATTGACACAGACTTACAAGCCAAATATGGTGGTGAAATCATTAGAAGAATAGATAATGAATTAATCCCTGATTTAGAAATAGCAAACAGAATATTGAATTTTGAAAAGATACTAAATAAACTTGAAATGTATCCAGTTAGAGTAACAATTCCATTAAATCCATTAATAGAGAGATATGATAGAATAAAAATAAAACTAACTGGTACCGATGAATTTGATATGTTAGTTACTTCTATTGAACATAATTATGAACCTGATTCAAGTCGTTCTTTCACAATTTTAAATGGGTATAAAATAACTTAATTTTAAGGTTAGACCTCTTTTAAAAATAGGGTTTTTAAAGCATAGCAAAGCAATACAGCCAAGATTTTTAGTCAGGTAAGGGTAACATACTTACCTGACAAAAATCGTGTCTTTAAACCTTTATTTTTGAAATATTAGAATTAAAGAAAAAACTGACTTGACATAAAAAACTCTATGATTAAAATTAATTATAATCAAAAAAAGGGAGGTGAGATAATGAAAGAAAAGATAGAGATTACTGATATAGCATTAGCAAGTGCATTAATAATTAAAGGCAAAAATTTAATAGAAGTAAGGAAAAGAGGTAGATACTGCACTTTTATATTTGAAAAAGATAAAATACTTGAAGGGTTAGTAGAATCTTATTATAAGGATGAATTATTGGTCTCAGCGAAGAGATTATTTCAGGAATATAAAACTTTAAAACAGATAAGATTCAATTTTAAAGGAGGAGAAAATGGACAAAAAAATTGGAATTATAATCCCCACTAAAATTATCAGAAAAGATATTTTATTAAATCTTCTTTCACAGTTAGATTCTCTTGGATTAAGTGAAAATATTTTCTTAATGATAGATAATTCTGAAAAACCTAAAGAAATCTTAGAAAGATTTAGGAAAATAAAATATAAAAATTTTGATAATTTAGGTTTTGGCAATTTAATTAATCAAATTCCGAAGTTCATTAAAGCCGAATATTACTTAATAATGAACGATGATATTATAGTTTATCCTGAGTTTATAGAGGATTTATTAAAAGGCATAAAAGCAGGTTATGATATGGTAGGGCCTACAAGTAACTATGTTGGTGGGATTCAGAGTAGAAATTATAAAGTATCTGAAAATAACTATAAAGACTTAGCAACTGAAATCTCTAAAGATTATTCAAAAAATTATATAATAGAAACTTCTTTTCTTTCAGGATTTTTGTTTTTAATTAAATCAGAATTACTTGAAAAATACAAAATCCCAGAATCAATCAAAAATTTCTATACTGATAATTATTTATCTTACAGATTATATTCAGATGGATACTCTTTAGGTATTATTGAGAACTGTTTTATTTATCATTATGGTAGTTTAACTTATAAATCTCTTGGGTTAGATACTTATAGTCAAGACTTTCAAGAATATCTAAGAATAATAAATTCTTTAAAAAATTCTGATATCAGAATAGCAGGTTTATTAAGGACCAAAAACTCAATGGAATACATTAAAAAAGGCTTTGTGAATAAATTTTTAGCTTTGGTTGATAGGCTTTATGTAGTAGATACAGGTTCTACTGATGGAACTTATGAGTATTACAAAGAATTAAGTAAAACAAAAAACATAGTTTTAGTAAAATATTCAGAAAAAGAAGATTTAGAAAGAAGTTTTATTACGGAATTAGCTTACAAAGATAATTATCAATGGGCTTTATGGTTAGATTCAGATGAGATACCTGATAGATATATAACAAAGGACTATTTAAGAAATTTAGCTAGTAATTCTATATTTCCAGAAGTAAACTCATTTGTTTTTAGAATTTTAACTTATTGGCGAGGAAATACACATCATAGAATAGATGGAGTCTGGGGTAATCTTTCAGGAGCAAGATTCTTTAAATTAATTAAGAATAAAACGAGTTGGATTACTCCTAATGTAATGGGATTGCATTGTAGTCCTTTGGTTTGTCTTGATAATTTCGGTAAAAGATATACTTCAAGAAAGATATTACATTACGGCTATGATAGTTATGAGAAAGCATACTCTAAATTTAAGTTTTATTCTGAAATAGATAAAGATAAAAACACTCTTTTGATAGGAACACCTGATTACTCACATTTGATTGATGAATCTAAAATAAGTCTTATTCCTGTTAGAGAGAAAACAGTTGGTTTCTTCTGTATTACAAAACAAGATTCCTTCAATAAAAATTTCTTTAATCAATTACGACAGAATTTTAGTTTATTTGATGAAATAATCATAGGTATAGATGATAGGTCCTGTAAAGAAACTATTGATTTACTGAAACTAATGAATGTGAATTATAGATTATTTAAATTTAAGAATTTTAGTCAAGCTCGTAACAAAGTGAAAAAGGCTTTGAAAACAGATTTTATATTTTTTATGGATGATGATGAGATATTAATAAATCCATTTGAGTTTATGAAACTTAATGAATTGGAAGATTATTTATTCTTGTTTGAAATCTCTAATATTATCAAAGAAGATAATATAGAATTTAATTCTTACTCAGTAAGGCTTTTTCCCAACGATAAAACCTTAAAATTCAAAAATAAAATCCACGAAGTAATAGAAAGTAATAAATATAAATTATATTTTGCTGGTAAACTTTTATATAATATTAAAGAAAAACCAAATTTCCAGTATTATAGACAAGAAATTTTAAAAGATAAGACTCCGTTAAATATGGCTAAACTAATGATAGACAAAGCACAGTTTGATAAAGCTTTAAAATATCTAAATAAGCTTCCAGATTCTAATATTTATAAAGAATATCTTAAAGCTTATATTTATTTAATTAAAGCTTATTACTCTTTGAATAAAATTCAGTCTTTTGGTTCAAGAGCCATTTTTATCAATAAAACCAGAGCCTTAGTTAAAGATTTATTAAAGGAATACTTAAAATCTTGACAGAAATAGTTTAAATAAATAAAATAATAGTAAAATACAGGAGGAAAACTATGAACTTAAGATATGAAAGAAATCCTGATGGTTCTTTTAAAGCTATTTTTGTTGTTACTCCTGAAGGTGAGATACCACTTGAATTTGAAGTTAATCCTGATGGGACTTATAAAGTCATTTATTCTACTGCGATAGGTAATGTTTATCTTGACCAATTTATTCAATCTTTAGCTAATGAGAATGCTAAGATAAGATATAATTCAGAAACTAATACTTGGCAATATACTACTGATGGAGTGACTTGGAATGATTTTGGTTCAGGTTCAGGTGGAGGACAAGAGACTGACCCTATTTATACAGCAGATAAACCTAAATTATTTGATAAAACTATTGATACTTTAGATGATATCACAGAAGGGGCAGAAAATAAACACTTAACTAATACTCTTAAATCTCAATATGATGAGGCATATATTCACTCACAAAGCGAACATCCATTTGGCTTAGTGGGAAACAAAGAAGTTGATGAGTCTAATTTGGGGGACGATAAAATTTTAGTTTATAAATCTGCT includes:
- a CDS encoding SPASM domain-containing protein, producing MENRVSGCCPEKDTGLWITNLNFWLTSGCNFRCRYCYENKIKDLPIKTADKEIIKQLLNWFFDDRISGKNNNLSLNFFGGEPLLYPDLIEFTCIEGKKLEAKTGKRISFSMTTNASLLTKEMVEFFKIFNMGYLISLDGDLDTMLRWRGIQDSEKNLEILKRTEDNARLIYQLYPNLTTRITLPNSELKRIFHNTLYIYSLGCNNISAHIVTDGAGEIQSDGVEDYKQQMEEMYYWLKSFLIRGQKIPYSTVDKCLNHRGNPLEQGACGAGKGFLGISPDGGIYPCHRFVIWDEWRLGDVFHYELDNDKRKIFINFKRKNLERCLNCESKTCHSQCYASNYAKFKNIFSIHPLYCEIKKIEEKIADRLKNDPDIIKRQIKTQKNKINDLQNKNLEINQRFEELKRSLINGKANKE
- a CDS encoding DUF5659 domain-containing protein → MKEKIEITDIALASALIIKGKNLIEVRKRGRYCTFIFEKDKILEGLVESYYKDELLVSAKRLFQEYKTLKQIRFNFKGGENGQKNWNYNPH
- a CDS encoding glycosyltransferase, translated to MDKKIGIIIPTKIIRKDILLNLLSQLDSLGLSENIFLMIDNSEKPKEILERFRKIKYKNFDNLGFGNLINQIPKFIKAEYYLIMNDDIIVYPEFIEDLLKGIKAGYDMVGPTSNYVGGIQSRNYKVSENNYKDLATEISKDYSKNYIIETSFLSGFLFLIKSELLEKYKIPESIKNFYTDNYLSYRLYSDGYSLGIIENCFIYHYGSLTYKSLGLDTYSQDFQEYLRIINSLKNSDIRIAGLLRTKNSMEYIKKGFVNKFLALVDRLYVVDTGSTDGTYEYYKELSKTKNIVLVKYSEKEDLERSFITELAYKDNYQWALWLDSDEIPDRYITKDYLRNLASNSIFPEVNSFVFRILTYWRGNTHHRIDGVWGNLSGARFFKLIKNKTSWITPNVMGLHCSPLVCLDNFGKRYTSRKILHYGYDSYEKAYSKFKFYSEIDKDKNTLLIGTPDYSHLIDESKISLIPVREKTVGFFCITKQDSFNKNFFNQLRQNFSLFDEIIIGIDDRSCKETIDLLKLMNVNYRLFKFKNFSQARNKVKKALKTDFIFFMDDDEILINPFEFMKLNELEDYLFLFEISNIIKEDNIEFNSYSVRLFPNDKTLKFKNKIHEVIESNKYKLYFAGKLLYNIKEKPNFQYYRQEILKDKTPLNMAKLMIDKAQFDKALKYLNKLPDSNIYKEYLKAYIYLIKAYYSLNKIQSFGSRAIFINKTRALVKDLLKEYLKS